From one Lolium rigidum isolate FL_2022 chromosome 4, APGP_CSIRO_Lrig_0.1, whole genome shotgun sequence genomic stretch:
- the LOC124708109 gene encoding uncharacterized protein LOC124708109 isoform X2: protein MVGGSGEGAAMSSPGSSPGGGSGSGAKRGRDPEEDVYVDNLNSHKRYLSEIMASSLNGLSVGDSLPDNIMESPARDEIISQYSPMSEDSDDYRYYDTQLNPNGSQGDAMVSPSTSPMSSPHRFQKPQAGSVPSTPYSLPSCSLSSVACSHPRRGSENEGRFPSSPNDMCHGADLRRTALLRSVHMRVHGPHAYDMSFGGRQEQEHVHEHEDEHSHEHHVHVHEDEHGHEHLEDLDGSQRSSCRKSIDHEATGYQGAENRYRRQEHAIDYIDRCTSDDVLNGLKFKEEDGTQGNSDASMDKNR, encoded by the exons ATGGTGGGCGGCAGCGGCGAGGGGGCGGCAATGTCGTCGCCTGGCTCCTcccccggcggcggcagcggcagcggtgcAAAGCGCGGTAGGGATCCGGAAGAGGACGTGTACGTCGACAACCTCAACTCCCACAAGCGGTACCTCAGCGAG ATAATGGCGTCCAGCCTGAATGGACTGTCTGTTGGGGATTCGCTCCCTGACAATATCATGGAGTCCCCTGCCAG GGACGAAATAATCTCCCAATACTCACCAATGTCCGAAGACTCAGATGACTACCGCTACTACGACACGCAATTAAACCCTAACGGGAGTCAAGGTGATGCAATGGTCAGCCCTTCAACTAGTCCAATGTCATCTCCTCACCGGTTCCAGAAGCCACAAGCTGGTTCCGTGCCATCAACCCCATACTCTCTCCCCAGCTGCTCTCTCTCATCTGTGGCCTGCTCTCACCCTCGCCGTGGCTCCGAAAATGAAGGCCGGTTCCCATCTTCCCCAAATGACATGTGCCACGGCGCAGACCTCAGACGAACAGCGCTCCTGAGGTCGGTGCATATGAGGGTGCATGGTCCCCACGCATATGATATGTCATTCGGCGGCCGACAGGAGCAAGAACATGTCCATGAGCATGAAGATGAACATAGTCATGAACATCATGTTCATGTGCATGAAGATGAACATGGTCATGAACATCTGGAGGATTTAGACGGGTCACAGAGATCATCTTGCAGGAAATCAATCGACCATGAAGCTACTGGCTACCAGGGTGCTGAAAACCGCTACAGGCGACAGGAGCATGCTATAGATTACATCGACCGCTGCACATCTGATGATGTCCTGAATGGCCTCAAGTTCAAGGAAGAAGATGGTACCCAAGGTAATTCTGATGCCAGCATGGATAAAAATAGATAG
- the LOC124646513 gene encoding protein disulfide isomerase-like 2-1, which produces MAIPQISRRTLLPVLLLLAAAALSPAAADGDEVLALTESTFEKEVGQDRGALVEFYAPWCGHCKKLAPEYEQLAASFKKAKSVLIAKVDCDEHKSVCSKYGVSGYPTIQWFPKGSLEPKKYEGQRTAEALAEYVNSEAATNVKIAATPSSVVILTEDTFDSVVLDETKDVLVEFYAPWCGHCKSLAPIYEKVASVFKHDEGVVIANLDADKYTKLAEKYGVSGFPTLKFFPKSSKAGEEYEGGRDLDDFVKFINEKSGTSRDSKGQLTLEAGLVASLESLVKDFHNAADDKRKEALSKLEEEAAKLSGSAAKHGKIYVNIAKKIVQKGSDYTKKETERLHRILEKSSISPSKADEFAIKKNILSIFSS; this is translated from the exons ATGGCGATCCCTCAGATCTCCCGCAGAACCCtcctccccgtcctcctcctcctcgccgccgcggcgctctcgccggccgccgccgatggagACGAGGTGCTAGCCCTCACCGAGTCAACCTTCGAGAAGGAGGTCGGCCAGGACCgcggcgcgctcgtcgagttctacgCTCCCTG GTGTGGACACTGCAAGAAGCTTGCTCCAGAATACGAGCAGCTTGCTGCAAGTTTCAAGAAAGCTAAATCAGTCTTGATTGCAAAG GTTGACTGCGATGAGCACAAGAGTGTGTGCAGCAAGTACGGAGTTTCTGGCTACCCAACAATCCAATGGTTTCCCAAAGGTTCCTTGGAGCCCAAGAA GTATGAAGGTCAACGCACCGCTGAAGCCCTTGCGGAATATGTTAACTCTGAAGCAG CCACAAATGTAAAGATAGCAGCAACTCCTTCAAGTGTGGTGATTCTGACTGAGGACACCTTTGACTCTGTTGTCCTTGATGAAACCAAAGATGTCCTTGTTGAGTTCTATGCCCCATG GTGTGGTCACTGCAAGAGTCTTGCTCCG ATATATGAGAAGGTGGCTTCTGTTTTCAAGCACGATGAGGGTGTTGTGATTGCCAATCTTGATGCTGACAAATACACAAAATTGGCTGAGAA GTATGGAGTTTCTGGTTTTCCCACTTTGAAGTTCTTCCCCAAGAGCAGCAAAGCTGGTGAAGAGTATGAGGGCGGTCGGGACTTGGATGACTTTGTCAAGTTCATCAATGAGAAAAGTGGAACTAGCCGTGATTCAAAGGGTCAACTTACTTTAGAG GCTGGGCTTGTGGCAAGTTTGGAATCTCTAGTCAAGGATTTCCACAATGCCGCAGATGACAAGCGGAAGGAAGCCCTCTCTAAACTGGAAGAGGAGGCTGCAAAGCTCAGTGGTTCTGCTGCCAA GCATGGAAAGATCTATGTGAACATTGCAAAGAAGATTGTGCAGAAAGGTTCCGACTATACGAAGAAGGAAACTGAGAGGCTTCATCGCATATTGGAGAAG TCCTCGATCAGTCCTTCCAAAGCTGATGAATTTGCCATCAAGAAGAACATTCTCTCAATCTTCTCCTCTTAG
- the LOC124708109 gene encoding homeobox protein slou-like isoform X1: MVGGSGEGAAMSSPGSSPGGGSGSGAKRGRDPEEDVYVDNLNSHKRYLSEIMASSLNGLSVGDSLPDNIMESPARSESPSCVRDEIISQYSPMSEDSDDYRYYDTQLNPNGSQGDAMVSPSTSPMSSPHRFQKPQAGSVPSTPYSLPSCSLSSVACSHPRRGSENEGRFPSSPNDMCHGADLRRTALLRSVHMRVHGPHAYDMSFGGRQEQEHVHEHEDEHSHEHHVHVHEDEHGHEHLEDLDGSQRSSCRKSIDHEATGYQGAENRYRRQEHAIDYIDRCTSDDVLNGLKFKEEDGTQGNSDASMDKNR, encoded by the exons ATGGTGGGCGGCAGCGGCGAGGGGGCGGCAATGTCGTCGCCTGGCTCCTcccccggcggcggcagcggcagcggtgcAAAGCGCGGTAGGGATCCGGAAGAGGACGTGTACGTCGACAACCTCAACTCCCACAAGCGGTACCTCAGCGAG ATAATGGCGTCCAGCCTGAATGGACTGTCTGTTGGGGATTCGCTCCCTGACAATATCATGGAGTCCCCTGCCAGGTCGGAGAGCCCCtcctgcgtcag GGACGAAATAATCTCCCAATACTCACCAATGTCCGAAGACTCAGATGACTACCGCTACTACGACACGCAATTAAACCCTAACGGGAGTCAAGGTGATGCAATGGTCAGCCCTTCAACTAGTCCAATGTCATCTCCTCACCGGTTCCAGAAGCCACAAGCTGGTTCCGTGCCATCAACCCCATACTCTCTCCCCAGCTGCTCTCTCTCATCTGTGGCCTGCTCTCACCCTCGCCGTGGCTCCGAAAATGAAGGCCGGTTCCCATCTTCCCCAAATGACATGTGCCACGGCGCAGACCTCAGACGAACAGCGCTCCTGAGGTCGGTGCATATGAGGGTGCATGGTCCCCACGCATATGATATGTCATTCGGCGGCCGACAGGAGCAAGAACATGTCCATGAGCATGAAGATGAACATAGTCATGAACATCATGTTCATGTGCATGAAGATGAACATGGTCATGAACATCTGGAGGATTTAGACGGGTCACAGAGATCATCTTGCAGGAAATCAATCGACCATGAAGCTACTGGCTACCAGGGTGCTGAAAACCGCTACAGGCGACAGGAGCATGCTATAGATTACATCGACCGCTGCACATCTGATGATGTCCTGAATGGCCTCAAGTTCAAGGAAGAAGATGGTACCCAAGGTAATTCTGATGCCAGCATGGATAAAAATAGATAG